The Zalophus californianus isolate mZalCal1 chromosome X, mZalCal1.pri.v2, whole genome shotgun sequence genome window below encodes:
- the FAM50A gene encoding protein FAM50A isoform X1, producing MAQYKGAASEAGRAMHLMKKREKQREQMEQMKQRIAEENIMKSNIDKKFSAHYDAVEAELKSSTVGLVTLNDMKAKQEALVKEREKQLAKKEQSKELQLKLEKLREKERKKEAKRKISSLSFTLEEEEEAGDEEEDAAVDEEELEREEVTTKKRKLGKNPDVDTSFLPDRDREEEENRLREELRQEWEAKQEKIKSEEIEITFSYWDGSGHRRTVKMKKGNTMQQFLQKALEILRKDFSELRSAGVEQLMYIKEDLIIPHGHSSILTFMMMCGCSVMPLWRRMSPTQARWCCGAGTRRTSTSFPPVAGSPMTLRRSGTSTRSGECGGSSSSLCPLPPPGVSRTTGAATAPPALSPLPSAPT from the exons atggcTCAGTACAAGGGCGCCGCGAGCGAAGCGGGCCGCGCCATGCACCTCatgaaaaagagggagaagcagcgcGAGCAGATGGAGCAGATGAAGCAGCGGATCGCGGAG GAGAACATCATGAAGTCTAACATCGACAAGAAGTTCTCGGCACACTATGACGCCGTGGAGGCAGAGCTCAAGTCCAGCACTGTCG GTCTTGTGACGCTGAACGATATGAAGGCCAAGCAGGAGGCGCtggtgaaggagagggagaagcagttggCCAAGAAAGAGCAGTCGAAGGAGCTGCAGCT GAAGCTGGAGAAGCTACGAGAGAAGGAGCGCAAGAAGGAGGCCAAGCGGAAGATCTCCAGCCTGTCCTTCaccctggaggaagaggaggaggcaggggacgAGGAGGAGGACGCAGCTGTGGATGaggaggagctggagagggaag AGGTCACcacaaagaagaggaaattgggGAAGAACCCCGATGTGGACACCAGCTTCCTGCCTGACCGGGACCGTGAG GAAGAGGAGAACCGGCTCCGGGAAGAGCTGCGGCAGGAGTGGGAAGCCAAGCAGGAGAAGATCAAGA GTGAGGAGATCGAAATCACCTTCAGTTACTGGGATGGCTCTGGGCACCGGCGGACAGTCAAG ATGAAAAAGGGCAACACGATGCAGCAGTTCCTGCAGAAGGCGCTGGAGATCCTGCGCAAAGACTTCAGCGAGCTCAG GTCAGCAGGGGTGGAGCAGCTCATGTACATCAAGGAGGACTTAATCATTCCCCAT GGCCACTCTTCAATTTTGACGTTCATGATGATGTGCGGCTGCTCAGTGATGCCACTGTGGAGAAGGATGAG TCCCACGCAGGCAAGGTGGTGCTGCGGAGCTGGTACGAGAAGAACAAGCACATCTTTCCCGCCAGTCGCTGGGAGCCCTATGACCCTGAGAAGAAGTGGGACAAGTACACG ATCCGGTGAATGTGGAGgctcctccagctccctctgtcctctgccccctcccGGGGTCTCCAGGACTACAGGCGCCGCAaccgccccccccgccctgtCCCCACTTCCCTCAGCTCCGACTTga
- the FAM50A gene encoding protein FAM50A isoform X3, whose product MAQYKGAASEAGRAMHLMKKREKQREQMEQMKQRIAEENIMKSNIDKKFSAHYDAVEAELKSSTVGLVTLNDMKAKQEALVKEREKQLAKKEQSKELQLKLEKLREKERKKEAKRKISSLSFTLEEEEEAGDEEEDAAVDEEELEREEVTTKKRKLGKNPDVDTSFLPDRDREEEENRLREELRQEWEAKQEKIKSEEIEITFSYWDGSGHRRTVKVSRGGAAHVHQGGLNHSPWPLFNFDVHDDVRLLSDATVEKDESHAGKVVLRSWYEKNKHIFPASRWEPYDPEKKWDKYTIR is encoded by the exons atggcTCAGTACAAGGGCGCCGCGAGCGAAGCGGGCCGCGCCATGCACCTCatgaaaaagagggagaagcagcgcGAGCAGATGGAGCAGATGAAGCAGCGGATCGCGGAG GAGAACATCATGAAGTCTAACATCGACAAGAAGTTCTCGGCACACTATGACGCCGTGGAGGCAGAGCTCAAGTCCAGCACTGTCG GTCTTGTGACGCTGAACGATATGAAGGCCAAGCAGGAGGCGCtggtgaaggagagggagaagcagttggCCAAGAAAGAGCAGTCGAAGGAGCTGCAGCT GAAGCTGGAGAAGCTACGAGAGAAGGAGCGCAAGAAGGAGGCCAAGCGGAAGATCTCCAGCCTGTCCTTCaccctggaggaagaggaggaggcaggggacgAGGAGGAGGACGCAGCTGTGGATGaggaggagctggagagggaag AGGTCACcacaaagaagaggaaattgggGAAGAACCCCGATGTGGACACCAGCTTCCTGCCTGACCGGGACCGTGAG GAAGAGGAGAACCGGCTCCGGGAAGAGCTGCGGCAGGAGTGGGAAGCCAAGCAGGAGAAGATCAAGA GTGAGGAGATCGAAATCACCTTCAGTTACTGGGATGGCTCTGGGCACCGGCGGACAGTCAAG GTCAGCAGGGGTGGAGCAGCTCATGTACATCAAGGAGGACTTAATCATTCCCCAT GGCCACTCTTCAATTTTGACGTTCATGATGATGTGCGGCTGCTCAGTGATGCCACTGTGGAGAAGGATGAG TCCCACGCAGGCAAGGTGGTGCTGCGGAGCTGGTACGAGAAGAACAAGCACATCTTTCCCGCCAGTCGCTGGGAGCCCTATGACCCTGAGAAGAAGTGGGACAAGTACACG ATCCGGTGA
- the FAM50A gene encoding protein FAM50A isoform X2, with amino-acid sequence MAQYKGAASEAGRAMHLMKKREKQREQMEQMKQRIAEENIMKSNIDKKFSAHYDAVEAELKSSTVGLVTLNDMKAKQEALVKEREKQLAKKEQSKELQLKLEKLREKERKKEAKRKISSLSFTLEEEEEAGDEEEDAAVDEEELEREEVTTKKRKLGKNPDVDTSFLPDRDREEEENRLREELRQEWEAKQEKIKSEEIEITFSYWDGSGHRRTVKMKKGNTMQQFLQKALEILRKDFSELRSAGVEQLMYIKEDLIIPHHHSFYDFIVTKARGKSGPLFNFDVHDDVRLLSDATVEKDESHAGKVVLRSWYEKNKHIFPASRWEPYDPEKKWDKYTIR; translated from the exons atggcTCAGTACAAGGGCGCCGCGAGCGAAGCGGGCCGCGCCATGCACCTCatgaaaaagagggagaagcagcgcGAGCAGATGGAGCAGATGAAGCAGCGGATCGCGGAG GAGAACATCATGAAGTCTAACATCGACAAGAAGTTCTCGGCACACTATGACGCCGTGGAGGCAGAGCTCAAGTCCAGCACTGTCG GTCTTGTGACGCTGAACGATATGAAGGCCAAGCAGGAGGCGCtggtgaaggagagggagaagcagttggCCAAGAAAGAGCAGTCGAAGGAGCTGCAGCT GAAGCTGGAGAAGCTACGAGAGAAGGAGCGCAAGAAGGAGGCCAAGCGGAAGATCTCCAGCCTGTCCTTCaccctggaggaagaggaggaggcaggggacgAGGAGGAGGACGCAGCTGTGGATGaggaggagctggagagggaag AGGTCACcacaaagaagaggaaattgggGAAGAACCCCGATGTGGACACCAGCTTCCTGCCTGACCGGGACCGTGAG GAAGAGGAGAACCGGCTCCGGGAAGAGCTGCGGCAGGAGTGGGAAGCCAAGCAGGAGAAGATCAAGA GTGAGGAGATCGAAATCACCTTCAGTTACTGGGATGGCTCTGGGCACCGGCGGACAGTCAAG ATGAAAAAGGGCAACACGATGCAGCAGTTCCTGCAGAAGGCGCTGGAGATCCTGCGCAAAGACTTCAGCGAGCTCAG GTCAGCAGGGGTGGAGCAGCTCATGTACATCAAGGAGGACTTAATCATTCCCCAT CACCACAGCTTCTATGACTTCATTGTCACGAAGGCACGAGGGAAGAGTG GGCCACTCTTCAATTTTGACGTTCATGATGATGTGCGGCTGCTCAGTGATGCCACTGTGGAGAAGGATGAG TCCCACGCAGGCAAGGTGGTGCTGCGGAGCTGGTACGAGAAGAACAAGCACATCTTTCCCGCCAGTCGCTGGGAGCCCTATGACCCTGAGAAGAAGTGGGACAAGTACACG ATCCGGTGA
- the GDI1 gene encoding rab GDP dissociation inhibitor alpha isoform X1, with translation MDEEYDVIVLGTGLTECILSGIMSVNGKKVLHMDRNPYYGGESSSITPLEELYKRFQLLEGPPEAMGRGRDWNVDLIPKFLMANGQLVKMLLYTEVTRYLDFKVVEGSFVYKGGKIYKVPSTETEALASNLMGMFEKRRFRKFLVFVANFDENDPKTFEGVDPQSTSMRDVYRKFDLGQDVIDFTGHALALYRTDDYLDQPCLETINRIKLYSESLARYGKSPYLYPLYGLGELPQGFARLSAIYGGTYMLNKPVDDIIMENGKVVGVKSEGEVARCKQLICDPSYIPDRVRKAGQVIRIICILSHPIKNTNDANSCQIIIPQNQVNRKSDIYVCMISYAHNVAAQGKYIAIASTTVETTEPEKEVEPALELLEPIDQKFVAISDLYEPIDDGSESQVFCSCSYDATTHFETTCNDIKDIYKRMAGSAFDFENMKRKQNDVFGEADQ, from the exons ATGGACGAGGAATACGATGTGATCGTGCTGGGGACCGGCCTCACC GAATGTATCCTGTCGGGCATCATGTCCGTGAATGGCAAGAAAGTGCTGCATATGGACCGGAACCCCTACTATGGGGGTGAGAGCTCCTCCATCACacccctggaggag CTGTATAAGCGTTTTCAATTGCTGGAGGGGCCCCCTGAGGCGATGGGCAGGGGACGAGACTGGAACGTTGACCTGATCCCCAAATTCCTCATGGCCAATG GGCAGCTGGTAAAGATGCTGCTGTATACAGAGGTGACGCGCTACCTGGACTTCAAGGTGGTGGAGGGCAGCTTTGTCTACAAGGGGGGAAAGATCTATAAAGTGCCATCCACTGAGACCGAAGCCTTGGCTTCCA ATCTGATGGGCATGTTTGAGAAACGGCGTTTCCGCAAGTTCCTGGTGTTTGTGGCAAACTTTGATGAAAATGACCCCAAGACCTTCGAGGGTGTTGACCCCCAGAGCACCAGCATGCGTGACGTCTACCGGAAGTTTGACTTGGGCCAGGATGTCATCGACTTCACTGGCCATGCCCTGGCCCTCTACCGCACTGATGA ctaCCTGGACCAGCCCTGTCTTGAGACCATCAACCGCATCAAATTGTACAGTGAGTCCCTGGCTCGGTACGGAAAGAGTCCTTATTTATACCCGCTCTATGGCCTTGGTGAGCTGCCCCAGGGCTTTGCAAG ATTGAGTGCCATCTATGGAGGGACATATATGCTGAACAAACCTGTGGATGACATCATCATGGAGAATGGCAAGGTGGTGGGTGTGAAGTCTGAGGGAGAG GTGGCCCGCTGCAAGCAGCTGATCTGTGACCCCAGCTACATCCCGGACCGAGTGCGGAAGGCCGGCCAGGTTATCCGCATCATCTGTATCCTCAGCCACCCCATCAAGAACACCAATGATGCCAACTCCTGCCAAATCATCATCCCCCAGAACCAAGTTAACAGGAAGTCAG ACATCTACGTGTGCATGATCTCCTACGCACACAACGTGGCTGCACAGGGCAAGTACATCGCCATTGCCAGCACCACGGTGGAGACTACAGAGCCGGAAAAGGAAGTTGAACCTGCCCTGGAGCTGCTGGAGCCCATTGACCAGAA gtTTGTGGCCATCAGTGACTTATATGAGCCCATTGACGACGGTTCCGAGAGCCAG GTGTTCTGTTCCTGCTCCTATGATGCCACCACACACTTCGAGACAACCTGCAATGACATCAAAGACATCTACAAGCGCATGGCAGGCTCCGCTTTTGATTTTGAGAACATGAAGCGCAAACAGAATGACGTCTTTGGAGAAGCTGACCAGTGA
- the GDI1 gene encoding rab GDP dissociation inhibitor alpha isoform X2: MLLYTEVTRYLDFKVVEGSFVYKGGKIYKVPSTETEALASNLMGMFEKRRFRKFLVFVANFDENDPKTFEGVDPQSTSMRDVYRKFDLGQDVIDFTGHALALYRTDDYLDQPCLETINRIKLYSESLARYGKSPYLYPLYGLGELPQGFARLSAIYGGTYMLNKPVDDIIMENGKVVGVKSEGEVARCKQLICDPSYIPDRVRKAGQVIRIICILSHPIKNTNDANSCQIIIPQNQVNRKSDIYVCMISYAHNVAAQGKYIAIASTTVETTEPEKEVEPALELLEPIDQKFVAISDLYEPIDDGSESQVFCSCSYDATTHFETTCNDIKDIYKRMAGSAFDFENMKRKQNDVFGEADQ, from the exons ATGCTGCTGTATACAGAGGTGACGCGCTACCTGGACTTCAAGGTGGTGGAGGGCAGCTTTGTCTACAAGGGGGGAAAGATCTATAAAGTGCCATCCACTGAGACCGAAGCCTTGGCTTCCA ATCTGATGGGCATGTTTGAGAAACGGCGTTTCCGCAAGTTCCTGGTGTTTGTGGCAAACTTTGATGAAAATGACCCCAAGACCTTCGAGGGTGTTGACCCCCAGAGCACCAGCATGCGTGACGTCTACCGGAAGTTTGACTTGGGCCAGGATGTCATCGACTTCACTGGCCATGCCCTGGCCCTCTACCGCACTGATGA ctaCCTGGACCAGCCCTGTCTTGAGACCATCAACCGCATCAAATTGTACAGTGAGTCCCTGGCTCGGTACGGAAAGAGTCCTTATTTATACCCGCTCTATGGCCTTGGTGAGCTGCCCCAGGGCTTTGCAAG ATTGAGTGCCATCTATGGAGGGACATATATGCTGAACAAACCTGTGGATGACATCATCATGGAGAATGGCAAGGTGGTGGGTGTGAAGTCTGAGGGAGAG GTGGCCCGCTGCAAGCAGCTGATCTGTGACCCCAGCTACATCCCGGACCGAGTGCGGAAGGCCGGCCAGGTTATCCGCATCATCTGTATCCTCAGCCACCCCATCAAGAACACCAATGATGCCAACTCCTGCCAAATCATCATCCCCCAGAACCAAGTTAACAGGAAGTCAG ACATCTACGTGTGCATGATCTCCTACGCACACAACGTGGCTGCACAGGGCAAGTACATCGCCATTGCCAGCACCACGGTGGAGACTACAGAGCCGGAAAAGGAAGTTGAACCTGCCCTGGAGCTGCTGGAGCCCATTGACCAGAA gtTTGTGGCCATCAGTGACTTATATGAGCCCATTGACGACGGTTCCGAGAGCCAG GTGTTCTGTTCCTGCTCCTATGATGCCACCACACACTTCGAGACAACCTGCAATGACATCAAAGACATCTACAAGCGCATGGCAGGCTCCGCTTTTGATTTTGAGAACATGAAGCGCAAACAGAATGACGTCTTTGGAGAAGCTGACCAGTGA
- the ATP6AP1 gene encoding V-type proton ATPase subunit S1, with product MAAMAASPVQAGTRQAPALWQMRWLPLLLMAAAAAEQQVPLVLWSSDRDLWGPAANTHEGHITSDMQLSTYLDPALELGPRNVLLFLQDKLSIEDFTAYGGVFGNKQDSAFSNLENALDLAPSSLVLPAVDWYAVSTLTTYLQEKLGASPLHVDLATLRELKLNASLPALLLIRLPYTSSSGLMAPREVLTGNDEVIGQVLSTLKSEDVPYTAALTAARPSRVARDVAMVAGGLGRQLLQKQSVAAVVHPPVSYNDTAPRILFWAQNFSVAYRDHWEDLTSLTFGVQELNLTGSFWNDSFARLSLTYEQLFGTMVTFRFILANRFYPVSARHWFTMERLEIHSNGSVANFNASQVTGPSVYSFHCEYVSSLSKNGNLLVPRSQPSLWQMTLQDFQIQAFNVTGEQFSYASDCAGFFSPGIWMGLLTSLFMLFIFTYGLHMILSLKTMDRFDDHKGPTISLTQIV from the exons ATGGCGGCGATGGCAGCGTCTCCGGTGCAGGCGGGGACACGGCAGGCCCCAGCGCTCTGGCAGATGCGGTGGCTGCCGCTGTTGCtgatggcggcggcggcggcggagcagCAGGTGCCGCTGGTGCTGTGGTCGAGTGACCG GGACTTGTGGGGTCCTGCGGCCAACACCCACGAGGGCCACATCACCAGCGACATGCAGCTCTCTACCTACTTAGACCCCGCCCTGGAGCTGGGCCCCCGGAATGTGCTGCTGTTCCTGCAGGACAAG CTGAGCATCGAGGACTTCACAGCCTATGGTGGCGTGTTTGGAAACAAACAGGATAGTGCCTTTTCTAACCTGGAG AATGCCCTGGACCTGGCCCCTTCCTCTCTGGTGCTTCCTGCTGTCGACTGGTATGCGGTCAGCACTCTGACCACTTACCTGCAGGAGAAGCTCGGGGCCAGCCCCCTGCACGTGGACCTGGCCACCCTGCGGGAGCTGAAACTCAATGCCAGCCTCCCAGCCTTGCTGCTCATCCGCCTGCCCTACACATCCAG CTCAGGTCTGATGGCACCGAGGGAAGTTCTCACAGGCAATG ATGAGGTCATCGGGCAGGTGCTGAGCACGCTCAAGTCTGAAGACGTCCCATACACAGCAGCCCTCACAGCGGCGCGCCCTTCCAGG GTGGCCCGTGATGTAGCCATGGTGGCCGGGGGGCTAGGTCGCCAGCTGCTGCAGAAACAGTCAGTGGCAGCTGTGGTCCATCCCCCTGTGAGTTACAATGACACTGCCCCCCGGATCCTGTTCTGGGCCCAGAACTTCTCGGTGGCATACAGGGACCATTGGGAGGACCTGACCTCCCTCACCTTTGGGGTCCAGGAGCTCAACCTGACTGGCTCCTTCTGGAATGACTCCTTTGCCAG GCTTTCACTGACCTACGAACAACTCTTTGGTACCATGGTGACATTCAG GTTCATTCTGGCCAACCGCTTCTACCCAGTGTCTGCCCGGCACTGGTTTACCATGGAGCGCCTCGAAATCCACAGCAACGGCTCTGTTGCCAACTTCAATGCCTCCCAGGTCACGGGGCCCAGTGTCTACTCCTTTCACTGCGAGTATGTCAGCAGCCTTAGCAAGAATGGCAATCTCCTTGTGCCCCGCTCGCAGCCCTCTCTCTGGCAGATGACTCTTCAGGACTTCCAG ATCCAGGCCTTCAACGTGACCGGCGAGCAGTTCTCCTACGCCAGCGACTGTGCGGGCTTCTTCTCCCCGGGCATCTGGATGGGGCTGCTCACTTCCCTGTTCATGCTCTTCATCTTCACCTATGGCTTACACATGATCCTCAGTCTCAAGACCATGGACCGCTTTGACGACCACAAGGGCCCCACTATCTCTTTGACCCAGATTGTGTGA